The Bacteroides fragilis NCTC 9343 genome includes the window CATACTCGTTTTAATTAAATAAATAAATTATTTGATTTTAAAAATGCGGTGCAAAGGTAGGCATTTTATTTTGAACTGCAAACATTTAATCTTTTTTTGTGTTACGAGATAGGATTTGTCAAAGAAGACATCTATCTTTGCAAAGTTGCTTAAACAATAATTTCATGATCGAACAATTTAACTTTGATATCAGGCTGATCTTTGCCATCTTGAATGGTAAGGTCTCTGCTGCCATTAATCGGAAACTATACCGGAACTTCAGACAGAACGGTCTGGAAATCAGTCCGGAGCAATGGACGGTTCTTATTTTTCTCTGGGAAAAAGACGGAGTGACACAACAAGAGTTGTGCAATGCAACTTTTAAAGACAAACCGAGTATGACCCGCTTGATTGATAATATGGAACGCCAACATCTGGTGGTACGCATCTCCGATAAAAAAGACCGCCGTACCAATCTGATTCATCTGACCAGAACAGGAAAAGAGCTGGAAGAAAAGGCCCGTATCATAGCTAACCGGACCCTTAAAGAGGCGCTGCATGGCATCACAGTCGAAGAGCTAAGCGTAAGCCAGGAAGTATTAAGAAAAATATTCTTCAACACCAAAGATTAATCGACAGGAGGAAGAAGTGAGAGCAACAAAATCAACTATTTATGGCTAATTAATGGTTTTTTTGCGAAAAATATTTCGTCCGTTAAAGAATTATGCGTTAATTTGTGACTGGAATATAATAATCTATTAAAATACACACACATGAAAGGCTTATTAAAGAATTTAGGATTGCTATTAATCTTAGTCGGAGTAATCATTCTGATTGCTTGCTCTCTGACCGGAGAAGTAAACAACAACGCTGTCTTGGGAGGCTCGATAGTATTGGTGGTACTCGGACTGATTACTTATATTGCGATAAACAAAAGAATTGCAGATTAATAGTTTCAGCAAGAAATAAAAAAGCCGGAAAACGAATGTTTTCCGGCTTTTTTATTTCTATACACTCCCCTATCCATTATGATTCGGGTTCGGGGGTGATCAACTTGTAACCTTTTCCGTGGATGTTGATAATCTCAATCGAATCATCATCTTTCAGGTGCTTGCGCAGTTTAGTGATATACACGTCCATGCTACGCGCATTGAAATAGTTGTCATCGATCCAGATAGTCTTCAAGGCAAAGTCGCGCTGCAAGATTTCGTTAGCATGCGCACAAAGCAATCCCAGCAATTCCGATTCTTTGGTAGTCAGTTTCGTTTGTTTGTCGCCGATAGCCAGGATTTGCTTCTGGGTATCAAACGTAAACTTACCAATCTTATAAACATTGCTCTCCTTGTTCTTCTTTCCGCGAACACGTCTCAGGATAGCCTCGATTCTGAAAGTAAGCTCTTCCATACTGAAAGGTTTGGTGATATAATCATCCGCACCGATCTTAAATCCTTCCAGGATATCTTCTTTGAGTGTTTTTGCAGTCAGGAAGATAATAGGAATTTCAGCGTTGGCCGCACGAACCTCCTGTGCCAGTGTGAAACCATCTTTTTTAGGCATCATCACGTCAAACACGCATAAGTCATATTTATTCTTCAGGAAAGCTTTAAATCCGGCTTCTCCATCAGGATACAACTCAGCAGAGTAACCTTTAGCCTGTAAATATTCTCTTAAAAGCATGCCAAGATTTTCATCATCCTCGCATAATAAAATACGCAGTTTCTCGTCCATATCAATCATTTTTTAATAAAGGTAATGCAATAATAAATTTAGTTCCTACATTCAGTTCACTCTCTGCCCGGATGGTTCCCTTATGATCCTGAATAATCTTTTTCACATAAGCCAGTCCCAGACCGAAACCTTTTACATCGTGCAGATTACCTGTATGCACGCGATAGAACTTATCAAACACCTTCTTCAGGTTTTCTTTTTTAATACCAATACCGTTGTCCTGTATCGAAATCATCAGTTTACCGGGCTCGTTCCAGGTTCTCACGTTGAGCACCAGGTCTTCTTCGGGCTTCTTGTATTTCACCGCGTTATCCATCAGGTTGAATATCACATTGGTGATATGCATTTCGTCCGCAAATATAACAGGATTGGTAGCCTCAAGGTTCGATGTAATCTTACCATTATAGCGTTCCACCTTCAAAGCGAACGTATTGATAACTCCGGTAATCAACTCATTGGCATCGAGTTCCTTCATCTTCAGCGTTGCTTTCTGCCTGTCGAACATAGACATCTGAAGCACCTTCTCCACCTGGAATCTCAACCGCTTCGTTTCATCATTGATGACTCCCGATATATGCTGGAACATCTGCGGCGACTTCCCGACTGCGGGGTCTTTCAGCATCTGGGCAGCAAGCGAGATGGTCGATATCGGTGTCTTGAACTCATGCGTCATGTTGTTGATAAAGTCATTCTTCATCTCTGTCAACTTCTTCTGACGGAAGACGATGTAGATGGTGAAGATGAATGTAATCAGCAGTACGATAGTGAATATCATCGAAGGAATCATAAAACTAACCGAGTCGAAGATATAATCTTTCTTACCGGGAAAGTGCACCTTCACAATACTCATCTTCGCAGGCGGATCATTCTGGAACAGAGGTTGCGTATAAGAGTCTTCACTCCCTCCGTCTTCGTAGTCCGAGCAACGATATACTTCACGTCCATCTTTATCGATCACCGAAAAATGGTAGAGCAACTCTACACCATTATTAATAAAGTTCGATTTCAGATAATTATCCAGCTTTTTAAAGTTCACCCGTTCGCCAATCGATTTATCGCTTGCCTTGTAAATCATCCGCAAAGCCACATCGTCGAGCAGAAAACGCTGATACATATACCTATTTTTAATAGCATCAGTCAAGCTCCGTGATGTCTGCGGAATGGTATTCCGGCCATGCCTTTCGGAAATCATGGCTTTGGGCACTTTCGACGGCTCGGTGGTAATCATCTTCAGTTCAAACTCCGAATACAGGGTTCCGTCCGGTGACTTGAACCTATAACGCTCCGATTGCTGAATTAAACCGTTTTTCTGTTCGGTAGTAGAAGAAGACTGAGCCAGTGCTCTGCGTTCCGCTTCAGTGATATCCTCTAACAGCCAACGTTGCGTTTCATCATACTCTACATCCTTTGAAACCTGAAACAAAGCATTTCGCACGGATGTATTAAATTGTTCTTTACGCATCTTCACCATTTCTTCGATGTAGCTCACTTGTAAATAGAGCAAACTCAGAAAGGAAAGACCCATAATAATGCCTAATATCCAGATTGTTGACTTTTTCATAGCAACAAAATTAACACTCCCTAATTAACACTCCTAACAGCTTAACCTGTTTTAACAGGACGTTCTCTATAATTAACCGAAAGGCGTTTTTTAGGTCGTATTCTGACCACTATAACAAAACGTATACACCTTTGGTTTGCAAATTTAATAAAAAATTAAAGATTTCTCTTCAGAAAATCTACTTTCTTTAATCATTGTTAATGGACGGGAAGGCTATAAGATACCGGTTACGTCCTCTCTCACAACCGCCACACCGGACAAGCACGTCCCAAAGAATACCTAAAAAAGTAAAGCTACGAGTAGCTGCACATTCATTGCACACTTCTCGTAGCCTTATCATTTAGTAGCACAGCCACTTATAGCCTAAGCCCGGCAGCTTATGACTATAATTACTCTTCTGTTTGTTTGGATTCGAAGTCTTTTATTAACTTATCCTGCACATCACTCGGAACCAGTTCGTAACTTGCAAATTTCATAATGAACGAAGCACGGCCTCCGGTAAGCGAACTAAGAGCGGTTGAATAAGAAGACATCTCTTTCAAAGGCACTTTAGCCACCAGTTTCTCATAACCGTTTTCGCTGCTCATACCCATGATCATGGCACGGCGTCCCTGAAGGTCACCCATCACGTCACCCATCTTATCGGACGGTACGAAGACTTCCACATCATAAATTGGCTCGAGAATCTTCGGTCCGGCGTTCTTAAACGCTTCGCTGAAGGCATTACGTCCGGCCAGCATGAACGAAATTTCATTAGAGTCTACCGGGTGCATCTTTCCATCATATACAATGACGCGTACATCGCGGGCATACGAACCGGTCAGAGGTCCCTGTTCCATGCGGGACATGATCCCTTTAAGGATGGCCGGCAGGAAGCGGGCATCGATAGACCCCCCGACAATACTGTTAACAAATACCAATTTTCCGCCCCATTCCAATGGAACTTCCTCAGTACCCTTCACGTTAATCTTAAATTCCTGTCCACCGAATTTATACATATCGGGCACCGGCATTCCTTCATAATAGGGTTCCACTATCAGATGCACCTCGCCGAACTGTCCGGCACCACCCGATTGCTTTTTGTGACGATAGTCGGCACGGGCAGCTTTTGTGATGGTTTCACGATAAGGGATCTTCGGTTCTTCAAATTTCACCTGAAGCTTTTCATTGTTCTCCAGACGCCATTTCAACGTACGGAGGTGGAATTCTCCCTGGCCATGCACGATGGTCTGTTTCAGTTCCTTCGATTGTTCGATGACCCAAGTCGGATCTTCCTCACGCATACGGTTCAAGATGGCCATCATCTTTTCCGTATCGGCCTCGTTCACCGGCTTGATGGCGCGTGAATATTTAGAATTCGGATATTTGATAAAATTAAACCGGTTCTCGGCACCTTTACCGTTCAGTGTATTTCCGGTATGAACATCTTTCAGCTTCACCGTACAGCCAATGTCACCTGCCACCATCTCTTCTACTTTGATACGGTTGGCACCGGCGCAAGCATAAATCTGCGCCACACGTTCTTTCGAACCGCGATCGGCATTGGTAAAGTCGTCTCCTTCATGCACTTTTCCGCTCATGACCTTGAAATACTGAACGTCACCAATGTGTGGTTCCACACCGGTCTTGAAGAAATACAAAGAGGTAGGTCCGTTGGGATCGGGTTCCACCACTTCACCACGGGTATTATGCACTTTCGGCATTTCCGATACACCGGGCACTACATTACCCAGAAATTCCATCAAACGACGTACCCCCATATCTTTGCCTGCACATACGCAGAATACGGGGAACATGCCGCGTGCAGCCAGACCCTTACGGATACCTTCGCGCATTTCGTCTTCTGTCAGTGAATCCTGTTCGAAGAATTTTTCCATCAAGCCTTCATCATTCTCAGCAGCGGCTTCTACCAGGGCTTTGTGCATTTCCATAGCCTTGTCCATCTCTTCGGCCGGGATCTCTTCAATAGTGGGTGCTCCACCTTCGGGTCCCCAAGAGTATTTCTTCATCAGCAGCACGTCGATCAGTGAGTTGAAATTCGGGCCTGTAGCCAAAGGATACTGGACGGGAACCACTTTCGGTCCGTAAATGGACTTCAGTTGTTCAAGCACCATATCATAATCGCACTTCTCGTTATCGAGTTGATTCACCAGGAAGATTACCGGTTTACCCAGTTTTTCGGTATAGCGGAAATGATTTTGTGTTCCCACTTCCGGTCCATATTGTCCGTTCAGCAGCAAAATAGCTGTATCGGTTACGTTGAGTGCCGTCATGGCAGCGCCTACAAAGTCATCGCTGCCCGGACAGTCTATGATGTTCAGTTTCTTTCCATTCCATTCCACATGAAAAATAGTTGAAAAGACGGAATATCCATATTCCTGTTCCACCGGAAAGTAATCGCTTACGGTATTCTTGGCAGTAATCCTGCCGCGACGTTTTATAATACCACTCTCATAGAGCAACGCTTCTGTGAGAGTGGTTTTTCCTGAGCCGTCATTGCCAAGAAGGGCAATGTTCTTAATTTCGTTAGTCTGATATACTTTCATGATATATAAGATTTAAATGAATGATTCAGTATGTGTTTTTCGCATACCCTTTTTTTACTGAGGCGCAAATTAGGCATTAATCAAATGAAAAGCAATAAAACGGACAGTGTTACTAAACAATGTTATGTAACATACAGCCTTCGACAAGCGCGAAACAGGCTATCTGACAGAATGGAAGTATTCTTTCCGATTCCCGATTAAAAAGAGCAGTTTGCCTTACATTTACTGACTCCTTCTTCTTCCGGACAGGATGAAATAGAATGCAGCAGCAGACTTTTCGGTGCAAAACGGAGGTTTTTCCAACCAAAGAAGGGGGCATTTCGGGTTGAACACGGTGCATTTTCCCAAAAAGAAGCAAACATTCCGTGCAAAAGAAGTAAGCATTTCCGGAAAATGCTTACTTCTTTCGGGTGAGATGTCTATATGTTTTGCCTCATCACATATATTGTTATGTGCAGAACCCCGCACCGGCGCCTTTTTTTCTCCGGTTGCCCCGCAGAAGCATACGGAGAGAATATAGCAAAAGCATCGGGACAGAGACAGAACGAAAGCAAATTCATCGGATTCCGCCCCAAGTCCGTCCATTTGCACACATATACCATAAATCTGTGACACAGGAGAAAAGTCTGTTGGCAAATGCAGGCGTTTTTCCGGCCAACCTTCAGGACGGCACGAAACGAAAGCATTCTGAGGCCATCGGATTATCAGATTGTCAAATGGTCAAAAAGGAACTTTCCTCCCGTTAAATAAAAGAGAATATCTACCCTACAGGGTTGTTTACTAACACGAAAACCTTACTTTTGCAATTTGAAACGCAAAAATAACTCAGACCATCATGGCAGGCATATACATACACGTCCCCTTCTGTAAGACACGCTGTATCTATTGCGATTTTTACTCAACGACGCGAAGCGAATGGAAAGGACGCTACATCGAAGCACTCTGCAAAGAGCTGGAAATGAGATATACTTACCTGAAAGGAAAGCCTATTGAGACGCTCTACTTTGGTGGAGGTACTCCTTCGCAGCTCGACGAAAAGGATTTCCGGAAAGTATTCGACACCGTCCGCCGGGTTTATGGGATGGAGAATTGCCATGAAATAACACTTGAAGCCAATCCGGATGACCTCTGTCCGGAATACCTGCAAATGCTCTCCGAATTGCCGTTCAACCGCATCAGCATGGGCATCCAGACATTTGACGACACTACGCTCAAGTTGCTGAAACGCCGCCACAATGCGGCTCAAGCCATTCGTGCGGTAGAGTTGTGCCGTGCCCACGGTTTCCGCAACATCAGCATCGACCTGATCTACGGGCTCCCCGGTGAAACAACGGAACGCTGGGAAAAAGACTTGCAACAGGCTATTGCCCTAGACGTGGAACATATATCGGCTTATCACTTGATTTACGAAGAAGGTACTCCCATTTATAAAATGTTGCAAAAGCATCAGGTCGAAGAGGTGGACGAGGACAGCAGTGTCCGGTTCTTCACCTTATTAATAGACCGGTTGCGTGAAGCCGGATACGAGCATTATGAAATATCCAACTTCTGCAAGCCGGGCATGTATTCGCGCCACAACACTTCGTACTGGCAGGGAGTAAGTTATCTCGGCTGCGGCCCGTCGGCACACTCTTTCGACGGACAAACCCGGGAATGGAACTGCTCTTCGATCGAAAAATACATGTCCGGCATTGAAAGCGGACAACGGGACTTCGAACGGGAAGAGCGGGATCTGACCACCCGATACAACGAATTTATCATTACCTCTGTCCGCACTCAATGGGGAATTTCACTCGAACGCCTCAGTAATGATTACGGAACGCAACTGGAACAATATTGTCTCAAAATGGCACGTCCTTCTTTAGAAAACGGCAAATTAGAAATATACGAAGGTGCTTTGCGCCTCACCCGCGAAGGAATTTTTATTTCCGACAGCATCATGAGCGACCTGCTCTGGGTGGAAAACTAAAATTATAAAGTCATGACCGAATCAGAGGTTCGAAAACTACTCAGACGAATGAAGGAGCTGGATTCGCAAACAGCGTTCCGGGCCTTCTACGATATGACGTACGACCGTCTCTACCGCATCGCCTACTACTATGTAAAACGCGAAGAATGGTCGCAGGAAATCGTACTCGATGTGTTCCTGAAACTCTGGGAACAGCGCAGCTCGCTTCCCGAAGTCAAAAGCATTGAGGACTATTGCTTCATATTGGTTAAAAACGCTTCACTCAACTATCTGGAGAAAGAAAACAGGCGTACCACGGTATCTACCGAGACATTGCCGGAACCCGAAGCACAAAGCGACTCACCCGAAGAATCGATGATCAGTGAAGAGTTGTTTGCCATTTATGTGAAAGCACTCGACCGCTTGCCCGAACGTTGTAGAGAGGTATTCATCCGCATCCGGGAAGAGAAGCAAAGCTATGCACAGGTAGCAGAAGAACTGGGTATCAGCACCAAGACCGTAGATGCTCAACTCCAGAAGGCAACCATCCGGCTGAAAGAAGCAATATCGATGGTGAATAATGATCGATAAACAATCGACAGTGAATAATGCCCGGCGAACAGCAAGAGAGGTTTAACTTTTATTTGCACACTTCCGATAGGGAGATTCTTCAAACGCTCTGTCTTTATCTATGAAGTTCATTTAAACCAAAACACAAAGACTTAGCTTATGAAGAAGTTATTAAGACCTACAACCTTTGCACTGCTTACAATGGCACTGTGTTTCACTGCGTGTGAGAACGGCAACAACTCTTACCCCAAAGAATACCTGGGATTCGAAAAGAAAGCGCAGGATTTCTCTTATCAAAAGAATGCAGAGGAAACGGAACTGCAAGTAAAAATCGTTGCGGCTGATAAAACAAGTGAAGACCGGATTGTCTTCATCGAGTCGCCCGCACGGCCAACGAAGCCCGGAAGCTCTTCGGCACCGTTTTATAAAATTAAAGATAATAAAATCACCATCAAGGGCGGCAGCAAATCTGCCAAAGCCACAATCCTGGTTTATCCCCGGAAAGTGGGAACGAATGAATACATTCAGCTTATCTGCCGGCCTCAGAACGGAAAGTCGGAAACGACCAAGATGTCTATCCGGCTGGTGAAAAAATAACGAAATAAACAATGAAATATACAGACCGGGAACTTGACCGATTACTGGAGAAACTTATCGCATCCACCCGCTCGCCCAGAGGAAAATTCTCGGCAGCGGCAAGCTATCAGATATTAGAGAAACGATTGCCGCGTCCGGCACTTCGCCTCTTCTCTTTACGCACCTTGTCGGCAGTAGCTGCCATCGCTTTGCTCTGCTTCATAGGATGGAACACTTACTGCTATCTGAAACCTGCCGCCCTACAGACAATTTCCACACTGGCCGATACGCGGACCATCAAACTGCCCGACGGAACGGAAGTGACGCTGAACCATTTCTCGTCACTCACCTATCCCGAAAAGTTTAAGGGAGAACACAGGGAAGTGAACCTGAAAGGAGAAGCGTATTTCGAAGTGACGAAAAATAGGAAACACTCTTTCATCGTACAGACAGAGTCGGTCAATGTAGAGGTACTGGGCACTCACTTTAACGTAGAGTCCTATCCGGACGATCCGGAAGTGAAGACCACGCTACTCGAAGGTTCTGTAGCCGTGAGCAATAAAAGCAATTCTGTACGTATCGTCTTGAAACCAAACGAAAGTGCTATATATAATAAGGAGAAAAAAAGCATGACCCTTGAAGTTTCAGACCGCGTTGCCGAAGAGATAGCCTGGCGGAACGGAGAATTGATTTTTACCAATCTCCCCTTGCAGGAGATTGCCCGCCAGTTGTCCAACACATTTGGCGTAGATATCTCCATAACAGACACTGCTTTGCAGAATTACCGGATCACGGCACGGT containing:
- a CDS encoding MarR family winged helix-turn-helix transcriptional regulator — translated: MIEQFNFDIRLIFAILNGKVSAAINRKLYRNFRQNGLEISPEQWTVLIFLWEKDGVTQQELCNATFKDKPSMTRLIDNMERQHLVVRISDKKDRRTNLIHLTRTGKELEEKARIIANRTLKEALHGITVEELSVSQEVLRKIFFNTKD
- a CDS encoding sensor histidine kinase, with translation MKKSTIWILGIIMGLSFLSLLYLQVSYIEEMVKMRKEQFNTSVRNALFQVSKDVEYDETQRWLLEDITEAERRALAQSSSTTEQKNGLIQQSERYRFKSPDGTLYSEFELKMITTEPSKVPKAMISERHGRNTIPQTSRSLTDAIKNRYMYQRFLLDDVALRMIYKASDKSIGERVNFKKLDNYLKSNFINNGVELLYHFSVIDKDGREVYRCSDYEDGGSEDSYTQPLFQNDPPAKMSIVKVHFPGKKDYIFDSVSFMIPSMIFTIVLLITFIFTIYIVFRQKKLTEMKNDFINNMTHEFKTPISTISLAAQMLKDPAVGKSPQMFQHISGVINDETKRLRFQVEKVLQMSMFDRQKATLKMKELDANELITGVINTFALKVERYNGKITSNLEATNPVIFADEMHITNVIFNLMDNAVKYKKPEEDLVLNVRTWNEPGKLMISIQDNGIGIKKENLKKVFDKFYRVHTGNLHDVKGFGLGLAYVKKIIQDHKGTIRAESELNVGTKFIIALPLLKND
- a CDS encoding RNA polymerase sigma-70 factor; translation: MTESEVRKLLRRMKELDSQTAFRAFYDMTYDRLYRIAYYYVKREEWSQEIVLDVFLKLWEQRSSLPEVKSIEDYCFILVKNASLNYLEKENRRTTVSTETLPEPEAQSDSPEESMISEELFAIYVKALDRLPERCREVFIRIREEKQSYAQVAEELGISTKTVDAQLQKATIRLKEAISMVNNDR
- the hemW gene encoding radical SAM family heme chaperone HemW, with the protein product MAGIYIHVPFCKTRCIYCDFYSTTRSEWKGRYIEALCKELEMRYTYLKGKPIETLYFGGGTPSQLDEKDFRKVFDTVRRVYGMENCHEITLEANPDDLCPEYLQMLSELPFNRISMGIQTFDDTTLKLLKRRHNAAQAIRAVELCRAHGFRNISIDLIYGLPGETTERWEKDLQQAIALDVEHISAYHLIYEEGTPIYKMLQKHQVEEVDEDSSVRFFTLLIDRLREAGYEHYEISNFCKPGMYSRHNTSYWQGVSYLGCGPSAHSFDGQTREWNCSSIEKYMSGIESGQRDFEREERDLTTRYNEFIITSVRTQWGISLERLSNDYGTQLEQYCLKMARPSLENGKLEIYEGALRLTREGIFISDSIMSDLLWVEN
- a CDS encoding elongation factor G produces the protein MKVYQTNEIKNIALLGNDGSGKTTLTEALLYESGIIKRRGRITAKNTVSDYFPVEQEYGYSVFSTIFHVEWNGKKLNIIDCPGSDDFVGAAMTALNVTDTAILLLNGQYGPEVGTQNHFRYTEKLGKPVIFLVNQLDNEKCDYDMVLEQLKSIYGPKVVPVQYPLATGPNFNSLIDVLLMKKYSWGPEGGAPTIEEIPAEEMDKAMEMHKALVEAAAENDEGLMEKFFEQDSLTEDEMREGIRKGLAARGMFPVFCVCAGKDMGVRRLMEFLGNVVPGVSEMPKVHNTRGEVVEPDPNGPTSLYFFKTGVEPHIGDVQYFKVMSGKVHEGDDFTNADRGSKERVAQIYACAGANRIKVEEMVAGDIGCTVKLKDVHTGNTLNGKGAENRFNFIKYPNSKYSRAIKPVNEADTEKMMAILNRMREEDPTWVIEQSKELKQTIVHGQGEFHLRTLKWRLENNEKLQVKFEEPKIPYRETITKAARADYRHKKQSGGAGQFGEVHLIVEPYYEGMPVPDMYKFGGQEFKINVKGTEEVPLEWGGKLVFVNSIVGGSIDARFLPAILKGIMSRMEQGPLTGSYARDVRVIVYDGKMHPVDSNEISFMLAGRNAFSEAFKNAGPKILEPIYDVEVFVPSDKMGDVMGDLQGRRAMIMGMSSENGYEKLVAKVPLKEMSSYSTALSSLTGGRASFIMKFASYELVPSDVQDKLIKDFESKQTEE
- the rprY gene encoding response regulator transcription factor RprY encodes the protein MDEKLRILLCEDDENLGMLLREYLQAKGYSAELYPDGEAGFKAFLKNKYDLCVFDVMMPKKDGFTLAQEVRAANAEIPIIFLTAKTLKEDILEGFKIGADDYITKPFSMEELTFRIEAILRRVRGKKNKESNVYKIGKFTFDTQKQILAIGDKQTKLTTKESELLGLLCAHANEILQRDFALKTIWIDDNYFNARSMDVYITKLRKHLKDDDSIEIINIHGKGYKLITPEPES
- a CDS encoding FecR family protein, with translation MKYTDRELDRLLEKLIASTRSPRGKFSAAASYQILEKRLPRPALRLFSLRTLSAVAAIALLCFIGWNTYCYLKPAALQTISTLADTRTIKLPDGTEVTLNHFSSLTYPEKFKGEHREVNLKGEAYFEVTKNRKHSFIVQTESVNVEVLGTHFNVESYPDDPEVKTTLLEGSVAVSNKSNSVRIVLKPNESAIYNKEKKSMTLEVSDRVAEEIAWRNGELIFTNLPLQEIARQLSNTFGVDISITDTALQNYRITARFSSEEGLDQILDLLHTVGNFNYSYNNKEITITTKLN